One window of Bacillus alkalicellulosilyticus genomic DNA carries:
- a CDS encoding YjcZ family sporulation protein, protein MYGYGLGTPAAGAATGAMTGAAFGAPVAGAAAGAMGGAAAGFGAAPMAGAGYGYGAPMAGCGPVAAPVHGGGRGFALIIVLFILLVIIGASWTAAV, encoded by the coding sequence ATGTACGGTTATGGATTAGGTACTCCAGCTGCAGGTGCAGCAACAGGAGCAATGACAGGTGCGGCGTTCGGTGCTCCAGTAGCAGGCGCTGCTGCAGGTGCAATGGGCGGTGCTGCTGCAGGATTTGGCGCAGCTCCAATGGCAGGTGCTGGCTATGGTTACGGTGCCCCAATGGCAGGTTGCGGGCCAGTTGCCGCGCCAGTACACGGTGGAGGTCGCGGTTTTGCGTTGATTATCGTCCTATTCATCTTGTTAGTCATTATTGGAGCTTCTTGGACAGCTGCAGTCTAA
- the spoIIP gene encoding stage II sporulation protein P, with protein sequence MSKYDDNELLEQLKKSHSEVTPKNSFKEELESTLINRFNHKSKNKLWMPMTGMAVAVVLFLLLVLTLDDTLGQPGTPVEDTEPRVLIYHTHNHESFLPALGIESEGEEAMHHAFDETINVTISGGYLKQDLIEHGIKSIHLQHDIMEELAEADLPYKESYTLSRRYLEATLDQYDDIDLVLDIHRAIEPWEKTTTSIHGENVAQIVMVIGMEHPNYTENHALAKALSEKLNDIHPDLSRGVKLLSGPPRNGIYNQDVHPHSILLEIGGYDNSLEEIQYSTKYLARAISELFETS encoded by the coding sequence ATGAGTAAGTACGACGATAACGAACTTCTCGAGCAATTGAAAAAGAGCCATTCAGAAGTGACACCAAAGAATTCCTTTAAAGAGGAATTAGAATCCACACTTATCAATCGCTTCAATCACAAGTCAAAAAACAAACTATGGATGCCAATGACGGGGATGGCAGTAGCAGTGGTCCTATTTTTACTACTCGTTCTTACCCTAGATGATACCTTGGGGCAACCGGGTACACCCGTGGAAGACACTGAACCAAGAGTATTGATTTATCATACACACAATCATGAATCTTTCCTTCCCGCACTCGGCATTGAAAGTGAGGGAGAAGAGGCGATGCACCATGCCTTTGATGAGACCATCAATGTAACAATATCTGGTGGATACTTGAAGCAAGATCTAATAGAGCATGGAATTAAAAGCATTCACCTTCAACATGATATCATGGAAGAACTGGCTGAGGCAGACCTACCATACAAAGAATCATATACCCTTTCCCGTCGCTATCTAGAAGCAACATTAGACCAATATGATGACATTGACCTTGTGTTAGATATCCACCGAGCCATCGAACCATGGGAAAAGACGACAACTTCTATACATGGAGAAAACGTAGCACAAATAGTAATGGTAATCGGAATGGAACACCCCAACTATACAGAAAATCATGCGTTGGCAAAAGCCTTGAGTGAAAAATTAAATGACATCCACCCAGACTTATCAAGGGGAGTTAAGCTGCTTAGTGGCCCTCCTCGCAATGGAATCTACAATCAGGATGTCCATCCACACTCCATCCTCCTTGAAATCGGAGGTTATGACAATTCTTTAGAAGAAATTCAGTACAGTACAAAATACCTTGCTAGAGCCATCTCTGAACTGTTCGAAACAAGCTAA
- a CDS encoding SOS response-associated peptidase codes for MCGRFTLHADEQELIQTFQLRNEITVPRSYNIAPGQPIFAVIQQGQERRGGLLQWGLIPSWAKDRKNAYKMINARGETIAEKPSFKKAFAKRRCLLPTTGFYEWKQTADGKKPYFIRMADEQLFAFAGLWEKWIDPESQETVFSCTIVTTFPNELMSSLHNRMPLLLSKEGQQDWLNPELTDVEELEKWIQPYPSEEMVAYEVSTFVNKPSNNDHSCIAPL; via the coding sequence ATGTGCGGAAGATTTACTTTACATGCAGATGAACAGGAGCTAATTCAAACTTTTCAGCTTAGAAATGAAATCACGGTTCCTAGGAGTTATAACATTGCACCTGGTCAGCCGATTTTTGCCGTGATTCAACAGGGACAGGAACGTCGAGGCGGATTATTGCAATGGGGGTTGATTCCTTCTTGGGCAAAAGACCGAAAAAACGCTTATAAGATGATTAATGCACGAGGAGAAACGATTGCCGAAAAGCCTAGCTTTAAAAAAGCTTTTGCGAAGCGTCGATGCTTATTGCCTACGACTGGTTTTTATGAGTGGAAACAAACAGCAGATGGGAAAAAGCCCTACTTTATCCGGATGGCTGATGAACAACTATTTGCATTCGCTGGTCTTTGGGAAAAATGGATTGACCCCGAGTCTCAGGAAACGGTCTTTTCTTGTACGATCGTCACGACTTTTCCGAATGAGTTAATGTCTAGTCTTCACAACCGAATGCCTTTGTTATTATCTAAAGAAGGTCAACAGGACTGGTTGAACCCAGAACTTACCGATGTAGAAGAATTAGAAAAATGGATTCAACCATATCCCTCTGAAGAAATGGTTGCTTATGAAGTATCCACATTCGTTAATAAACCGTCGAACAACGACCATAGTTGCATTGCACCATTATAA
- a CDS encoding sigma-70 family RNA polymerase sigma factor has product MEELFDDVAMKYEPIIKKQMVVLRIYKNHEDYFQIGLIGLWEAYKRYQPEKGPFSTFAISTVRGKMLTHLRKEVKYEKYHELKEHMSETNGQWDSSSDEFERECLEGCLVGLTEREQLWVKEAILFDKKPADLAHQYNVSVNTVKSWRKSALKKLRVQSPLHL; this is encoded by the coding sequence ATGGAAGAGTTATTTGATGATGTCGCTATGAAATATGAACCGATCATAAAGAAACAAATGGTGGTGCTACGCATTTACAAAAATCATGAGGACTATTTTCAAATTGGTTTGATTGGACTATGGGAAGCATACAAACGCTATCAGCCAGAAAAAGGGCCTTTTTCCACGTTTGCCATTTCCACAGTTAGAGGTAAGATGCTTACACATCTTCGCAAAGAAGTGAAGTACGAGAAGTATCATGAGTTGAAGGAACACATGTCAGAAACGAATGGACAGTGGGATTCATCAAGTGATGAATTTGAACGCGAATGTCTAGAAGGATGTCTCGTTGGGTTAACCGAACGTGAACAGTTGTGGGTCAAGGAGGCGATTCTATTTGATAAAAAGCCAGCAGACTTGGCACACCAATATAATGTATCCGTTAATACAGTGAAAAGCTGGCGGAAATCCGCACTTAAAAAGTTGCGGGTACAATCACCTCTCCATTTGTAA
- a CDS encoding RNA polymerase sigma factor produces MKQENKEEDIRSIYREYVEDVYRFVAVFTANNEEAEDVTQEVFIRLVDSIHKFKGRSSLKTWIFSIARNVAIDYVRKQKKQLFLKALKKYKPTFSVPSIMVAMAPPVARLLRETHS; encoded by the coding sequence TTGAAACAAGAAAACAAGGAGGAGGACATCCGCTCCATTTACCGAGAATATGTCGAGGACGTGTATCGTTTTGTGGCAGTATTCACCGCAAATAACGAAGAAGCAGAGGATGTCACACAAGAAGTGTTTATCCGTTTAGTTGATTCCATTCATAAGTTTAAAGGACGCTCATCACTTAAAACATGGATTTTTTCAATCGCTAGAAATGTCGCCATTGATTATGTCAGAAAACAAAAAAAGCAGCTGTTTCTGAAGGCACTGAAAAAGTACAAACCAACTTTTTCAGTGCCTTCGATTATGGTTGCAATGGCTCCACCAGTTGCCCGCTTGCTACGAGAAACCCACTCGTAG
- a CDS encoding competence protein ComK has translation MKSDYIINGGTMALISVAHETYGTLVYECNEKPFYVVARPQEIINDSCVEGGANYEGRREAVMHYSKKRNKLPIPIYPEARVIAFPTHSPKNFVCSWIFYDYVKFFGRTHNSEGHLHTEVTFEDMQTYSFDVSVHVFDQQMLKASHCISRFHKNKFITKKRKKGKRMRQK, from the coding sequence ATGAAAAGTGACTATATTATTAATGGGGGAACCATGGCATTAATATCAGTCGCACACGAAACGTATGGAACTCTTGTTTATGAGTGTAATGAAAAGCCGTTTTATGTCGTTGCCAGACCGCAGGAAATCATCAACGACAGCTGTGTGGAAGGTGGCGCAAACTATGAGGGGCGAAGAGAAGCGGTCATGCATTATTCCAAAAAAAGAAATAAGCTCCCGATTCCAATTTATCCGGAGGCAAGAGTTATAGCCTTTCCAACGCATTCGCCGAAAAACTTTGTCTGTAGCTGGATATTCTATGATTATGTAAAATTCTTTGGCCGGACACATAACAGTGAAGGGCATTTACATACTGAAGTGACGTTTGAGGATATGCAAACCTACTCGTTTGATGTATCAGTCCATGTCTTTGACCAACAAATGCTAAAAGCATCCCACTGTATCTCAAGATTTCACAAAAACAAATTCATAACAAAGAAACGAAAAAAAGGAAAGCGCATGAGACAAAAATAA
- a CDS encoding thiol-disulfide oxidoreductase DCC family protein, whose amino-acid sequence MRETNEHQIVLFDGVCNMCNSLVTFLIKRDPEGMFQYAALQSDAGQKLLQQYGLPTNDFGSFILIKKGKFYTKSSAALHVLKELKGAWKLLYPLIIVPRPIRDFVYSLIAHNRYRLFGKKQECMIPTPELKKRFL is encoded by the coding sequence ATGAGAGAAACCAACGAACACCAAATTGTCTTGTTTGATGGCGTATGTAATATGTGCAATAGCCTTGTTACTTTTTTGATTAAGCGTGACCCAGAGGGAATGTTTCAATATGCTGCATTACAATCTGATGCGGGGCAAAAGCTTTTGCAGCAATATGGTTTGCCAACGAATGACTTTGGTTCTTTTATTTTGATTAAAAAAGGTAAATTTTATACAAAGTCTTCTGCAGCTCTTCACGTACTTAAAGAATTAAAGGGAGCATGGAAGCTTCTTTATCCTTTAATTATCGTACCCAGGCCGATTCGTGATTTCGTTTATAGTCTAATTGCCCACAACCGCTACCGCCTTTTCGGAAAAAAACAGGAGTGCATGATTCCGACTCCTGAATTAAAGAAACGATTTTTATAA
- a CDS encoding DUF2535 family protein, with protein sequence MITTTQLELFHRTGRKYVISDIPLAHDSGSFFIEFHLQMLIDDIERATRPLSHYSFATFLSKVVDAPIDPSSSSSKEKSYS encoded by the coding sequence ATGATTACAACAACGCAACTAGAGCTTTTTCATAGAACTGGACGTAAGTATGTCATTAGCGATATTCCACTTGCTCATGATTCTGGCTCCTTTTTTATTGAGTTCCACCTACAAATGCTGATTGATGATATTGAAAGAGCAACAAGACCTCTCTCTCATTATTCATTTGCCACCTTTCTTTCTAAAGTTGTAGATGCACCCATTGATCCCAGTTCTTCTAGTTCTAAAGAGAAGTCTTATTCCTAA
- a CDS encoding RNA polymerase sigma factor encodes MFLHDYVLQFLPAKGKSTEEIVEAKEEARTVHEGLQKLKPDHKLVILLRGIHEFSVKETSQITGWTEAKVKVTYHRALKELKLILERDVACEFTRRVHNE; translated from the coding sequence GTGTTTCTTCATGACTATGTGCTACAGTTTCTTCCGGCAAAAGGAAAGTCTACAGAGGAAATTGTCGAGGCCAAAGAAGAAGCGAGAACCGTTCATGAAGGCTTACAAAAACTAAAGCCTGACCACAAACTAGTGATACTTCTCCGTGGGATTCATGAGTTTTCGGTGAAAGAAACTTCACAAATCACAGGCTGGACCGAAGCAAAAGTGAAGGTGACCTACCACCGTGCCTTAAAGGAACTTAAGCTAATCTTAGAGCGGGATGTTGCCTGCGAGTTTACAAGGAGGGTTCATAATGAGTAA
- a CDS encoding DUF1450 domain-containing protein: MKKIVFCEHNDFKTKKVYKELKSKYSQVKISRKGCVGKCKVCKSCPFAVQDGEVVKAKSPGKLYKELASAIKSS; this comes from the coding sequence ATGAAAAAGATCGTGTTTTGTGAACATAACGACTTTAAAACAAAGAAAGTCTATAAAGAGCTTAAATCAAAGTATTCACAAGTGAAGATTTCGCGTAAAGGCTGTGTAGGCAAATGCAAAGTTTGCAAATCTTGTCCGTTTGCTGTCCAGGATGGAGAAGTAGTGAAAGCGAAAAGCCCAGGAAAGTTGTATAAAGAACTTGCAAGTGCAATCAAATCATCATAA